GTCGTCTGCCCTATATCACTGGAGAGAAACCTGCACCTAGTAAAACTGATACTagatgggcgacttgggcgttggaagatagtcaagttaaggtttggattattagttctgtttctgctgatattcaaccccttattttgcgaaagttgacctcatatgacatgtggactgtgcttgcgaggatgtatggccgtaaaaaGAGAGTCCTGCGTACataccagattaaacgcagcatctattctcttaaacatggtgacttgtctgtggcatctttctatgcagccctgaagactaaatgggaggaactggattatcatgtgaatgatgactggaattgtggttctgatcatgaactgtactggcagaaagaatggatggaccgcacttttatttttctgggaggtctgcgtgatgagtttgaatccattaggagtcaaattctcaactgtggcGAGACCCCTggaattgaggaggtgtatgcccgggtggaatctgaggaacaacgccgtcaagtgatgcatattgactctagTCATGGTAGTTCTCCCTCTGCTTTTGTTAGTCGTGctccagggactgggcagcgtcctatTCGGCGTTGCAGTCACtgtaacaagttgggacactcagttgatttttgttgggatcttcatcctgagaagaggctCACCTGTGGTTGTCCTCCCTCTGGTAGGTGGGGTCCTCCTGTGCCTGATACTAGCTCTCCCAATGTTGAAAAACCGAAGCTTTCCTCTGACCAAATCAAGAAattacaagcttacatcagccggttatctactactaaggaggaagcctccacgtctgagggagctcagttagcccaagctcttgttgccacaagtgatcaaggtaatcccttacttggtgattgggtagttgacagtggagctactcatcatatgacagagaaccctaagatgtttcaagagtacaaattgtcttcagggcagcagCCCGTATTtatggctgatgggtcctcgatctctgtggctggaaaagggagtttgtccttattaaataaatatcttcataatgctcttcatgttcctaatattcctgtgaatttgttatctgtcagtagtatcaccaaagaactcaattgtaatttaattttctctgctgatcattgtaccctgcaggacttggtgacggggaagaagattgagattggttcggttattgatggcctctacagaGTGCCcgtacaggttgcctctgctcTCATCTCAGCTACTAGCAGACAGTTGACGGGCGTGGAGGACAGGTCTAGCATTATGAGATGGCACgagcgccttggacatctcccattccagttgattaagaagttgtttcctaggttgtttacttcttttccatggactccttcacatgtgaagtgtgtcagtttgctaagcatgttagggcttcgtaccctatttctatcaataaaaccactcgtccttttgctttggttcactctgatgtttggggtccttcgggagtacccacttgtcgtggtttccattactttatgactctgattgatgactactcccgttgtacgttcgtgtacttgttgaaagaacgcagtgaggttcctgtcattgtcaaaaattttgttgtctttgtcgaaaatcaatttcaaacctCTGTTCAGATTTTCCATACTGATAATGCCagggagtatgtctcccaatccctggATGACTTTCTACGGgacaagggtattgttcatgagacgtcatgtagttatactcttcctcaaaatggcgtggccgaacgtaaaaatcgccatttattagatgtcacccgagctattatgttccacaggcacgttcctaagcgctactggggcgatgctctcctcactagtgcccacctcatcaaccgtatgcccactcgtgtgttgaatggccATACTCCTTACTCTGTGCTCAGTCCCACTCATaacccctggcctcttactcctcgggtgttcgggtgtgtttgc
Above is a window of Nymphaea colorata isolate Beijing-Zhang1983 chromosome 8, ASM883128v2, whole genome shotgun sequence DNA encoding:
- the LOC126410282 gene encoding uncharacterized protein LOC126410282; translated protein: MLPLTRAAIPRVKICLFKSPQVTSIRLNKDNYLSWSAALEIGITSRGRLPYITGEKPAPSKTDTRWATWALEDSQVKVWIISSVSADIQPLILRKLTSYDMWTVLARMYGRKKRVLRTYQIKRSIYSLKHGDLSVASFYAALKTKWEELDYHVNDDWNCGSDHELYWQKEWMDRTFIFLGGLRDEFESIRSQILNCGETPGIEEVYARVESEEQRRQVMHIDSSHGSSPSAFVSRAPGTGQRPIRRCSHCNKLGHSVDFCWDLHPEKRLTCGCPPSGRWGPPVPDTSSPNVEKPKLSSDQIKKLQAYISRLSTTKEEASTSEGAQLAQALVATSDQGLGDGEED